The stretch of DNA TAACTGAATCCGACACCCGCTATCCAAATCCGCACAATCCCCCCCCTTATATCGACATTTCGCTCCTTACCATCCTCATAGGTCACACCGTGGTATACATCGAACAGAACAGTAGGGTAAGTGAACTGCTGCACGACCATAATTATTGACCAGGCAACCCCAAAAATGATGAGCAGCTTCTCCAATTTATATGGATCAACGTTCATTTTATGGAGTGCGAAATACAGCAACCAGAAGAAGATTACTCTGGATGTTAATAACGACAAGGCAAAATTTTGGTCGTGAAATAAAAAGGCTGGTATAGCACTCAGCAAGCTGAGAATGATGATTGCCTTGACGTAAAAGACAAATGGTGTTCGTATGCGCTTGGGGTGCGATACATTATACCAAATCAGCACTAATACGATAGCGGCCTCTAATGCATCAAAATATATATCATCAATGAGCGAGAAAGAGAACAGACGTACTGAGACGGCAAACAGTATTCCGATTAGAAATAAGTGACTGTTCATGTAGAGTGCGAGTTATTATTCGATGCAAACACAAATGCGGATTGCACTTGTCTCATTTATTCCACAAACCCACGGCAGTACCTGAGATAATTTTTTGGCATTGCAATGAGTACACTACGCCTAACACCAGAAAAAACAGCGTATTAGTCCCTACCACCCCAATTATTCCAAAGCTTTTGCCGAAATAGATGGCAATGGGAATGTTCAGCAAAGCCCCAATAATGACGAGTATCAGTTGTAAACGAATCTTGCCAATTCCATTTAGCAGGTAGACATGCAGCATATGCCATAGATTGGCAATTACGTACATAGCCATGCATACTGATAAGGACATTGGAACAGAAACACTCTCACCTATCCACAGCTTAAAAAGCAAGGGCGAACAGACTAAAATCAGAATTGTCAGTGCCGCAAAAGCAAGCCATAGTTTTCGCATCTGGTGCAGGCTATTTCTCAACCAGTTGAAATCCTGCTTCGCATAGGCGTCGGTGAATGAACTCCACAAGGGTAGCATGATGATGTTAAACACCACGATAGTTACGGAGAATAGCTTGTAACAAACACTGAAGATAGTGACCTGTTCAGGGCCAAGCAACTGATTGATAATTACATAGTTGGATTGAAAGATTACCAATACGCTAATCTGAATGACGAAGAAAATACCGCCTGTGTTCAATAGGCTACCAGCATGTTTAAAGCGAATAAACTGCCAGTTGGGAGCCAGAGAAGCAAGCACATTGCGATACAGAAACAGCGATGAAACAATGAAGGCCAAAACAGGCATACTCGCCACAATCGCCACCAGTGCAAACAGGCTGCTTGGTACGTAGTGTATGCAGTAGTAGATGGCGGCTAACGTGCTGAGTTGACCAAACAGCGCAATGAACGAGGCTTTGGCTGATTGATGAGTTGATGCAAGCACAACATTGATAAGCTGCACTACAAACTGAATGCAAAAACAACCCACGGCCACCCACATTACCGAGCGTAGTGTTTCTTCTTTCTCGGCGTCTACGTTCAGCACGCTTCTCCACTCCACAAAACTGCTACTGACCGCAAACACGACAAAGGTTAAAATCGCAATCAGGGCAAGAACGGCGTAGGTAGTGCTGACATAAACTCGCGCTTTTTCTTTTTCACCAATCGCCAGCGAGTGAGCCAGCTTATTCCTAAGACCATTGCCCAAACCGACGTCGAAGAAATTAAGCCACTGAACAATTGAGCTAATAGTTAACCAAACACCGTATTGCGCCGGAGAAACATAGTTGATTGTCATGGGAACCAGTACCAGCCCAACTAATATTCCACCAGCCCGGATCAGGAAAGAAAGAGCAATATTTCGTCTAACCAACACTGTCCTTTCGTGGCCTCTCACGAAAAAATCGGTCAGTTTACTTTTTAGGGCAGTTACCATTAGCATAAAAGACTGCTCTTCCTCAGCGGATTATTTATGATTCTTCTCGTAAAGAAAAAATACGTTCTGGGCTGTACATGCTTGTCAAACCGTCACGGCCAGACGGGCTAGCATGCTGTCGTGAATCTGCACCATCGTCGCCTTTAGGTCATACGTCCACCACCAGCCCGGATAGTGGGCCTGGAACTTGCTCAGATCCGAGATGTACCAGATGTGATCCCCACTCCGGTTGGTCTCACTGTACTGGTAGTTCATCACGTTGCCCGAAATCTCCTCGCACAACCCGATGGCCTCCAGCATCGAGCAGTTGGCATACCGGCCACCACCCGCGTTGTAGACTTCGCCCGCCCGGGGTTCTGATAGAAATGCCAGAACATGTTCACCAGATCCCAACTGTGGATGTTGTCCCGCACCTGCTTGCCCTTGTAGCCAAAGATCGTGTACTGGGTGCCAGTGATGGCGCACTTCATCAGATAACTCAGAAAGCCGTGCAACTGCGCCCCCGAATGGTTGGGACCCGTCAGGCAGCCCCCCCGGAAAACGCCCGTCTTCATGCCAAAGTAGCGACCATACTCCTGCACCATGATGTCGGCGGCTACCTTGCTGGCCCCGAAGATGGAGTGCTTGGTATGGTCCAGGCTCATGTGTTCATCGATGCCGTGTTCAAAGTAGGCATGGGTCTGCTCGATTTCCCAGCGGGTATCGGTCTCGATGAGGGGCAGGAAGTTAGGATTGTCGCCGTAGACCTTGTTGGTGGAGGTGAAGATGAAGACGGCTTCGGGGCAGTGCAGGCGGGTCATCTCCAGGAGGTTAAGCGTGCCAACGGCATTGACGCCAAAGTCGGTGAAGGGTTCGCGGGCGGCCCAGTCGTGGGAGGGCTGGGCCGCGGTGTGGAGGATGAGCTTGATGTCGGTTCCGAACTCCTGGAAGATGGTCTGGAGCTGGGGCACCTCGCGGATGTCGGCGGTGCGGTGGTGGTAGTTGGGGAAGGCGTCGGCGAGTCGGTTTCGGTTCCAGTCGGTGGAGCCGTCGGGTCCGAAGAAGTACTGACGCATGTTGTTGTCGATGCCGACGACGAGGTCGAATTTATCGGCGAAAAAGGCGACGGCTTCACTGCCGATGAGGCCCGCCGAACCCGTAACTAATGCAATATTCATAGAAAAACAGTTTTTGTAGAGGTAATTGATTACCAGGCTTTTTTGTCTCCTTTAATCATGCAGGTAGCCGTCCACCAGCAGATTTTTATGTCTAACAGAAATGTGCGTCTTCTGATGTATAGCCGGTCTAAGCGCACGCGCTGAACCATGTCGACCAACCGGGCAGTTTCGCCCCGGCAACCGCGTACCTGCGCCAGTCCGGTGATGCCGGGCTTTACGGCATAGCGGCTGGGGTAGCCGGGCAGCGTGTGCCAGTGCTGGGCGTCGAGGGCAATGGGATGCGGACGTGGGCCAACAATGCTCATCTGCCCCATCAGTACATTGAATACCTGCGGCAGTTCGTCGAGGTTGGTTTTACGCAGTACGCGGCCAATACTCGTGATACGCCGGTCGTTTTTGGTGGCCTGCTTAAAGGTCGCGTTGCGCTCGTAGGTCATCGTTCTGAACTTCAGGCAGCGAAACGGGCGACCGTTGCGGCCCGTGCGCAACTGCACGAACAGAGCCGGGCCGGGCGAATTGATCCGAATGGCAAGAGCCAAAGCCGGTACTAACCAACTCAGCACCAGAATCACCGCAACTGAAGCCACTACGATATCGAAGGCACGTTTTATCCAAATGCCCACTTGATAGCCCAGCACCGTGCGTGACTGGCTCGCTGAATGCACATCCGTAACGGCAACCGGCTCCGAAACCGGTGGTATGAAAAGGTCGAGCATAATGGGTATGGATAAAAATTACTATTTCCGCTTGTGAATCGTGATTTTGGCAGGCTTATTCGGTTCCTCATAATAGCCGCCGTAGCCGTAACTGTAGCCGTATTGATACGACTCGCCCCCGCCAACGCCGTTCAGAATCAGGTTTAAGCGTTGAAACCGGTGTTCTTTATATAAGTTGTCGATCATGCGGATATAGGCTTTGGGCGTATGGTCGTGGCGCACCATAAACATCGTGGCGTCAACGTGGGGCGCAATCAGTTGTGCATCGGTCACTAACCCAATTGGGGGCGTATCAACAATGATGTAGGCAAACCGCTGGCGCAACTCGCGGAAGAGTTCTTCAAGCTGTGGGCTGCTGAGCAATTCGGCGGGGTTTGGCGGAATTGGCCCGCTTGTGATGATGTGGTAGTTCGGAAAGCCGGGAATCTCCTGCAAGATGTCGTCTACAGTGGCTTCCTGAATCAGGTAGTTGCTGATACCCACGGTGTTTAGCAGCCCAAGCACCGAGTGTAGTTTAGGTTTGCGGAGATCCATTTCCAGAATCACCGTTGGGCGGTCGACCAATGCCAGGCTGGCTCCCAGGTTCAGCGACAGAAACGATTTACCTTCGCCACTGATGCTTGAGGTGAACATCACTACCTGACTGTCGGTGGGATTCGAGCGCAGAAACTGGAGGTTGGTACGCAGCGTTCGGATCTGTTCGGCAATAACCGAGCGTTTGCCCGATACCATCACGAGCGGATCGACGTTGCGGCTCGCCATAATTTCGCCCAGAATAGGCACCTGCGAGGCCGATTCAATATCAGACCGGCGGCTAACGCGGTCGTTCAGGGCGTCGCGGGCGGCAATAGCTCCCACAGGCAGCATCAGTCCCAGCAGTCCGAACAGCAGAAAGATGGTAGCTTTCACGGGCTTCACCGGCTCCGAACCCGACCGGGGCGGGTCGATGGTGCGGCTGTCGGCCACGGTCGAGGCATAGGACAGGGCCGTTTCTTCGCGCTTTTCAAGCAGGTACGTGTACAGGTTGTTTTTGATGGCCTGCTGCCGGGTAATGTTCACCAGTGCCCGTTCTTTGCGCGGAATTGTCCGAATCTGATTCTCCAGTTGGCGGTTGGTGAGCCGGAGCTGCTGCCGGGTGCTGGTCAGTGCCTGCTTCATGTTCTGTACATTGTCGGTCAGGCTGGCTTTGGTAGCTTTTATCTGACTATCGAGCGACTGCAACATGGGGTTGTTGAGCGTGGTGGTGCGGCTCAACTGATCGCGTTGCAGTTCCAGCTCGTTCAGTTTGCCCACTAAGCCCACCAGCACGGGGTCGCTCACGCTGAGCGTTGCCGGGGCCATTCCGCGCTCGTTGCTGCGGCTGCTCAGATACCGTTCCACGTCTTCGATTACGCCAAGCTGAATGGTTGTTTTATTCAACTGGCTATCATTATCTTTCACAGTTTCCAGAAATACCTGCGCCTGCGAACTCAGGTCGGTAATTCCCTCTGCCGACTTGAAACTTTCAACGCCTTTTTCTACCGTCGAGAGTTCGCCCGCAATCAGCCGCAACCGCTCCTCAATGAAGCTGAGCGTATTAGAAGCCACAATGTTCTTATCGACTACGGCGGCCTGATTGTATTCGCTGATGAGTTTGTTCAATACGGCTTCGCCTTTGCGCGGCACTGCATCTTCGAGCGTAAGCTGCAACACGGTCGAGGCTTTGCTCGTAGGTTCAACGGTTAGCTGCTTAAGATACCCTTCAACCGCATCCTGCCGGGGCAGCACCTGCACAATGATGGGGTCGCTACCCGTTTTTAATCGATGATGAGCAAATACCCGCACCCGACCATACGGCGTTTGAACGCTCTGATTGACC from Spirosoma montaniterrae encodes:
- a CDS encoding sugar transferase → MLDLFIPPVSEPVAVTDVHSASQSRTVLGYQVGIWIKRAFDIVVASVAVILVLSWLVPALALAIRINSPGPALFVQLRTGRNGRPFRCLKFRTMTYERNATFKQATKNDRRITSIGRVLRKTNLDELPQVFNVLMGQMSIVGPRPHPIALDAQHWHTLPGYPSRYAVKPGITGLAQVRGCRGETARLVDMVQRVRLDRLYIRRRTFLLDIKICWWTATCMIKGDKKAW
- a CDS encoding GumC family protein, which produces MSNQNNYAYAPYQLYEAENTPNLRAILMRYARHWKWFVASLILAGAGAYAYLLYQTPIYKVQTSLLIKDDKKGLSEENILKEMDIFAPKKVVENEMEILKSHALMDKVVGGLGLDVQYFQPTNLGKREIYDVAPIRLVVEKPTPALYENELEITATSPNTVRINDKIYPVNQSVQTPYGRVRVFAHHRLKTGSDPIIVQVLPRQDAVEGYLKQLTVEPTSKASTVLQLTLEDAVPRKGEAVLNKLISEYNQAAVVDKNIVASNTLSFIEERLRLIAGELSTVEKGVESFKSAEGITDLSSQAQVFLETVKDNDSQLNKTTIQLGVIEDVERYLSSRSNERGMAPATLSVSDPVLVGLVGKLNELELQRDQLSRTTTLNNPMLQSLDSQIKATKASLTDNVQNMKQALTSTRQQLRLTNRQLENQIRTIPRKERALVNITRQQAIKNNLYTYLLEKREETALSYASTVADSRTIDPPRSGSEPVKPVKATIFLLFGLLGLMLPVGAIAARDALNDRVSRRSDIESASQVPILGEIMASRNVDPLVMVSGKRSVIAEQIRTLRTNLQFLRSNPTDSQVVMFTSSISGEGKSFLSLNLGASLALVDRPTVILEMDLRKPKLHSVLGLLNTVGISNYLIQEATVDDILQEIPGFPNYHIITSGPIPPNPAELLSSPQLEELFRELRQRFAYIIVDTPPIGLVTDAQLIAPHVDATMFMVRHDHTPKAYIRMIDNLYKEHRFQRLNLILNGVGGGESYQYGYSYGYGGYYEEPNKPAKITIHKRK
- a CDS encoding lipopolysaccharide biosynthesis protein; its protein translation is MVTALKSKLTDFFVRGHERTVLVRRNIALSFLIRAGGILVGLVLVPMTINYVSPAQYGVWLTISSIVQWLNFFDVGLGNGLRNKLAHSLAIGEKEKARVYVSTTYAVLALIAILTFVVFAVSSSFVEWRSVLNVDAEKEETLRSVMWVAVGCFCIQFVVQLINVVLASTHQSAKASFIALFGQLSTLAAIYYCIHYVPSSLFALVAIVASMPVLAFIVSSLFLYRNVLASLAPNWQFIRFKHAGSLLNTGGIFFVIQISVLVIFQSNYVIINQLLGPEQVTIFSVCYKLFSVTIVVFNIIMLPLWSSFTDAYAKQDFNWLRNSLHQMRKLWLAFAALTILILVCSPLLFKLWIGESVSVPMSLSVCMAMYVIANLWHMLHVYLLNGIGKIRLQLILVIIGALLNIPIAIYFGKSFGIIGVVGTNTLFFLVLGVVYSLQCQKIISGTAVGLWNK